A genomic window from Streptomyces sp. MST-110588 includes:
- a CDS encoding ATP-binding protein — MVAGVASPDGPVARHLLQRRFTARLLPQVRLLVEECALREGLAEPRRGEFVLAVDEIAGNAVEHAGGSGLLTLCRIGDELECRISDSGPGFSEAVIPDLLPGLDGAPKGRGLWLARLVVDRFSVGAGAVGAVVTLAVRVRRDAGFPAPGCDSQR, encoded by the coding sequence GTGGTGGCCGGTGTGGCGTCGCCGGACGGGCCGGTCGCCCGGCATCTGTTGCAGCGCCGTTTCACCGCCCGGCTGCTGCCCCAGGTCCGGCTGCTGGTCGAGGAGTGCGCGCTGCGCGAGGGCCTGGCGGAGCCGCGGCGCGGGGAGTTCGTGCTCGCGGTGGACGAGATCGCCGGCAACGCCGTGGAACACGCGGGCGGCTCGGGGCTGCTGACACTGTGCCGCATCGGTGACGAACTGGAGTGCCGGATCAGCGACTCCGGGCCGGGGTTCAGCGAGGCGGTGATCCCCGACCTGCTGCCAGGGCTCGACGGCGCACCCAAGGGGCGCGGGCTGTGGCTGGCACGCCTGGTGGTGGACCGCTTCTCGGTCGGCGCGGGAGCGGTGGGGGCCGTGGTGACCTTGGCCGTACGGGTACGCCGGGACGCCGGATTCCCGGCACCGGGTTGTGACAGCCAGAGGTGA
- a CDS encoding CBS domain-containing protein → MDHRLIGRLMNTDVVKARYGTSFKEVVSILAKHRKTGLPVVDGDGKVLGVISETDLMFRQAAQDILQNRWYNRRRLTGSARAARARARSLRAGQLMTSPPVTVGPHQSVAEAARLMVAGRIDRLPVVDAEGRLCGLVTRSDLLKVYLRPDEEIREELITEVLVRTLGLKPAAIGVTVNAGVVTLRGRLPRSGEVRTAVRLAGRIDGVVAVVDELEYAEDDTADQVSEQLVRERAQEWLRRLTCRDEG, encoded by the coding sequence CGTCGTCAAGGCCCGCTACGGAACGTCGTTCAAGGAGGTCGTCAGCATCCTGGCCAAGCACCGCAAGACGGGACTGCCCGTCGTGGACGGCGACGGCAAGGTGCTCGGGGTCATCTCCGAGACCGACCTGATGTTCCGCCAGGCCGCGCAGGACATCCTGCAGAACCGCTGGTACAACCGGCGCCGCCTGACCGGCAGCGCCCGGGCCGCCCGCGCCAGGGCGCGCTCCCTGCGCGCGGGCCAGCTCATGACCTCGCCGCCCGTCACGGTCGGGCCGCACCAGTCCGTGGCGGAGGCGGCGCGCCTGATGGTGGCCGGGAGGATCGACCGGCTGCCCGTGGTGGACGCCGAGGGACGGCTGTGCGGGCTGGTGACCCGCAGCGACCTGCTGAAGGTCTACCTGCGGCCGGACGAGGAGATCCGCGAGGAACTGATCACCGAGGTCCTCGTACGGACCCTGGGCCTGAAGCCCGCCGCCATCGGTGTGACCGTCAACGCGGGGGTGGTCACCCTCCGCGGCCGGCTGCCGCGCAGCGGCGAGGTCCGTACGGCGGTACGGCTGGCAGGCCGTATCGACGGGGTGGTCGCGGTGGTGGACGAACTGGAGTACGCCGAGGACGACACCGCCGACCAGGTCAGCGAACAACTGGTGCGCGAACGCGCCCAGGAGTGGCTGCGCAGGCTGACCTGTCGCGATGAAGGCTGA